A DNA window from Flavobacterium sp. contains the following coding sequences:
- a CDS encoding glucose 1-dehydrogenase, producing MSLLENKVAFVSGGGSGIGRAVAEAYAREGAKVVVSDINVEHGEETVKVIKDNGGEAFFVKGDSSSASDNKRMVEVTVSKYGRLDIACNNAGMGGPAKPTGEYEPDAWDRVIALNLSGVFYACRYQLEQMEKNGGGSIVNIASIHGQVAAPLSPAYTASKHGVVGLTKNIAAEYAQKNIRCNAVGPGYIETALLKDNLNNDAMNAVAAKAPMNRLGTAEEIAELVTFLSSEKSSFTTGSYFIADGGYTAV from the coding sequence ATGTCACTTTTAGAAAACAAAGTAGCTTTTGTATCTGGAGGAGGTTCAGGAATTGGACGCGCAGTTGCAGAAGCCTACGCTCGAGAAGGAGCAAAAGTTGTAGTTTCGGATATTAATGTAGAACACGGGGAAGAAACCGTAAAAGTTATAAAGGATAATGGAGGAGAAGCCTTTTTCGTAAAAGGCGATTCGTCGAGTGCAAGCGATAATAAACGTATGGTTGAGGTTACAGTTTCTAAATACGGCCGATTGGATATTGCCTGTAATAATGCCGGAATGGGAGGCCCCGCAAAACCTACCGGAGAATATGAACCAGATGCCTGGGATCGTGTCATTGCACTTAATTTAAGCGGTGTTTTTTATGCCTGCCGTTATCAGCTTGAACAAATGGAAAAAAATGGAGGAGGAAGTATCGTAAATATTGCCTCTATTCACGGGCAGGTGGCAGCCCCGTTAAGTCCGGCTTATACAGCTTCTAAACATGGAGTTGTAGGATTGACTAAAAATATTGCGGCAGAATATGCCCAAAAAAATATTCGTTGTAATGCAGTTGGTCCGGGTTATATCGAAACCGCATTGCTAAAAGATAATTTGAATAATGATGCTATGAATGCCGTGGCAGCAAAAGCACCAATGAACCGTTTAGGAACTGCAGAAGAAATTGCCGAACTCGTAACTTTTTTAAGCTCTGAAAAATCTTCATTCACAACCGGAAGTTATTTTATTGCTGATGGTGGTTATACCGCAGTATAA
- a CDS encoding four helix bundle protein has translation MKNNVIKNKSFDFAIRIVRLYQYLNNDKKEFILSKQLLRSGTSIGAMIREAEHAESKSDFIHKLAIAQKEANESIYWLELLKATDYLNEKEFENINNDAISILKLITSILKTSKNNLETKKVSKLN, from the coding sequence ATGAAAAACAACGTTATAAAAAATAAAAGTTTTGATTTTGCAATCAGAATTGTCCGCTTATATCAATATTTAAATAATGATAAAAAAGAATTTATACTTTCCAAACAACTTTTAAGATCTGGAACAAGCATTGGTGCCATGATTAGAGAAGCTGAACACGCTGAAAGCAAAAGCGATTTCATCCATAAATTAGCTATTGCCCAAAAAGAAGCTAATGAAAGTATTTATTGGTTAGAATTATTAAAAGCAACGGATTATTTGAATGAAAAAGAATTCGAAAATATTAATAATGATGCTATTTCTATTTTGAAATTAATAACCAGTATTCTTAAAACTTCCAAAAATAATTTAGAAACAAAAAAAGTTTCTAAATTAAATTAA
- the cobC gene encoding alpha-ribazole phosphatase → MEIYLVRHTETVCEKGICYGQSDVNILEPFNEIFDRIISELPSEAVIFSSPLKRCSILAKHVQQNIKTISYQEDDRLKEMNFGDWELKNWNEIPPEQLNLWMEDFVNIQVSNGESFVDLHKRVESFLSDIISQKPQNPIIIVAHAGVIRSILCHHTSLPLKEAFQNKVDFGQVVKI, encoded by the coding sequence ATGGAAATTTATTTAGTCCGCCACACCGAAACCGTGTGCGAAAAAGGAATCTGCTACGGTCAATCTGATGTAAATATTCTCGAACCTTTTAATGAAATTTTTGACAGGATTATTTCAGAATTACCTTCAGAAGCCGTTATTTTTTCAAGTCCCTTAAAACGCTGTTCTATTTTAGCAAAACACGTTCAGCAGAATATAAAAACTATTTCTTATCAGGAAGATGATCGGTTGAAAGAAATGAATTTTGGTGACTGGGAATTAAAAAACTGGAACGAAATTCCGCCTGAACAATTAAATCTGTGGATGGAGGATTTTGTCAATATTCAGGTTTCAAATGGAGAATCTTTTGTTGATTTACATAAAAGAGTTGAAAGTTTTTTATCTGATATAATTTCGCAGAAACCTCAAAACCCCATCATAATTGTAGCGCATGCCGGTGTTATTAGAAGTATTTTATGCCATCATACTTCACTGCCTCTGAAAGAAGCTTTTCAAAATAAAGTTGACTTCGGACAAGTCGTAAAAATCTGA
- a CDS encoding ABC transporter substrate-binding protein: MRHLFPKLIFISSFFILFGCKKNETSEVAKTETVKNSIEYASGLSIEKYDDYSVVTVSNPWPNANKDFKYILKEKEAKVPDSLQSYTTIQVPLESVVVTSTTNIPFLEMLEVENKLVGFPHTDYISSEKTRALIDQGSVKNVGQNEKLNIEQLIELSPDLIVTFGVDNNNPMLDNLKKSGLNVLIQGDWMEQSPLGKAEWIKLYGALFGKEDKAKELFDKIVDSYKQAQKLVADKPSTSKVLYGSMYEDVWYVAKGNSWVAQFMKDAKANYIWADLKGTGSEGLSFEKVLDKAKEADIWIASGSFKSLDELQKANPHYGEFDAFKNKNVYNFEGKLGATGGTVYYELAPSRPDLVLKDYIKIFHPDLMTSYEFTFASKLN, from the coding sequence ATGAGACATTTATTCCCTAAATTGATTTTTATTTCTTCTTTTTTTATTCTCTTTGGATGTAAGAAGAACGAAACGAGCGAAGTAGCAAAAACTGAAACCGTAAAAAATAGTATCGAATACGCATCTGGACTTTCAATTGAGAAATATGATGATTATTCTGTTGTAACAGTTTCAAATCCATGGCCTAACGCAAATAAAGATTTCAAATATATCTTAAAGGAAAAAGAGGCAAAAGTTCCGGACAGCCTTCAGTCTTATACCACAATTCAGGTTCCTTTAGAGTCTGTTGTGGTGACTTCAACGACTAACATTCCGTTTTTAGAAATGCTTGAGGTAGAGAATAAGTTGGTTGGTTTTCCACATACTGATTATATTTCTTCTGAAAAAACAAGAGCTTTAATTGATCAAGGTTCTGTGAAAAACGTTGGACAAAATGAAAAATTAAATATCGAACAATTAATAGAATTGTCGCCAGATTTGATTGTAACTTTTGGAGTTGACAACAATAACCCGATGCTGGATAATTTGAAAAAAAGCGGTTTGAATGTTTTAATTCAAGGCGATTGGATGGAGCAGTCTCCACTTGGTAAAGCCGAATGGATAAAATTGTATGGTGCTTTATTTGGAAAAGAAGATAAAGCAAAAGAGCTTTTTGATAAAATTGTTGACAGTTATAAACAAGCGCAAAAATTAGTAGCTGATAAACCTTCTACGTCTAAAGTTTTATATGGTTCAATGTATGAAGATGTTTGGTATGTTGCAAAAGGAAACAGCTGGGTTGCACAATTTATGAAAGATGCCAAAGCAAATTATATCTGGGCAGATTTAAAGGGAACAGGAAGTGAAGGATTGTCTTTTGAAAAAGTACTGGATAAAGCTAAAGAAGCTGATATCTGGATTGCATCAGGATCGTTTAAAAGTTTGGATGAACTGCAAAAAGCAAATCCGCATTATGGAGAATTTGATGCTTTTAAAAATAAAAATGTTTACAATTTTGAAGGGAAATTAGGAGCAACCGGCGGAACAGTTTATTATGAATTAGCGCCAAGTCGTCCGGATTTGGTTTTAAAAGATTATATCAAAATTTTTCATCCTGATTTAATGACGAGCTACGAATTTACTTTTGCATCAAAACTGAACTAA
- the cobU gene encoding bifunctional adenosylcobinamide kinase/adenosylcobinamide-phosphate guanylyltransferase: MIYLITGGERSGKSSYAQNLALQLSDSPMYVATARKWDSDFQNRIDRHQQERDERWTNIEKEKYLSEIDFSGKTALIDCVTLWLTNFFVDHKNDVSLSLEEAKKEFFSIASQENATLIIVTNEIGMGVHASTEIGRKFTELQGWMNQFLASNADEVVLMVSGIPVKIKGENSKF, encoded by the coding sequence ATGATTTATCTAATTACCGGCGGCGAGCGATCAGGAAAAAGCAGTTATGCACAAAATCTGGCATTACAGCTTTCAGATTCACCAATGTATGTGGCAACTGCCAGAAAATGGGATTCTGATTTTCAAAACCGAATTGACCGCCATCAACAGGAAAGAGATGAACGCTGGACCAATATTGAAAAAGAAAAATATCTAAGCGAAATTGATTTTTCCGGAAAAACTGCTTTAATTGACTGTGTTACGCTTTGGCTGACTAACTTTTTTGTTGATCATAAAAATGATGTTTCACTAAGTTTAGAAGAAGCTAAAAAAGAATTTTTTTCGATTGCCAGTCAGGAAAATGCAACGCTGATTATTGTGACCAACGAAATTGGGATGGGTGTTCACGCTTCAACCGAAATTGGCAGAAAATTTACAGAACTGCAAGGCTGGATGAATCAGTTTCTGGCTTCAAATGCTGATGAGGTTGTTTTGATGGTTTCGGGAATTCCGGTAAAGATTAAGGGAGAAAATTCCAAATTTTAA
- a CDS encoding DUF5522 domain-containing protein, with the protein MNTTKTKICSSCESQFTCGDISVENKCWCNDYPPIFNLSEGGDCLCPSCFKEACEDKIDAYVETITPKNAIKNKAKSLPKTEKLIEGIDYYTENGNMVFKAWFHLKRGTCCGNKCRHCPY; encoded by the coding sequence ATGAATACCACAAAAACAAAAATCTGCTCCAGTTGTGAATCTCAATTTACATGTGGAGATATTTCGGTTGAAAACAAATGCTGGTGTAACGATTACCCGCCAATTTTCAACCTTTCTGAAGGAGGAGACTGCCTTTGTCCTTCTTGTTTTAAAGAAGCCTGCGAAGATAAAATCGATGCGTATGTTGAAACTATTACTCCTAAAAACGCCATCAAAAATAAAGCAAAATCTTTACCGAAAACCGAAAAATTAATTGAGGGAATCGACTATTATACCGAAAACGGCAACATGGTTTTTAAAGCCTGGTTTCATCTAAAAAGAGGAACTTGCTGTGGTAATAAATGCAGACATTGCCCCTACTAA
- a CDS encoding iron ABC transporter permease — protein MFLASISLGSVMIPLKDVFASLTGGHAAKSTWEYIIINYRLPKAITAVLVGAGLSMSGLLMQTLFRNPLAGPYVLGLSSGASLGVAFVILGAGFLPSFLSVIALSSYGIVIASTFGSTLVLLLVLVVSQRLRDTMAILIVGLMFGSFTTAIVSVLTYFSTAEQLQKFTFWSMGSLGNLSWSIIGILTVCVGIGLLLSAKSIKPLNALLLGENYAKSMGLNFKKARLIIIFATSILSGAITAFAGPIAFVGLAVPHIAKLTFQTSNHTILFWSTLFFGSIIMLFCDIVSQMPGFDVTLPINAITSIIGAPVVIWLLVRKRNFK, from the coding sequence ATGTTTTTGGCAAGCATTAGTTTAGGATCGGTTATGATTCCGTTAAAAGATGTTTTTGCCAGTTTAACGGGTGGTCATGCAGCAAAATCGACTTGGGAATATATTATAATTAATTACCGTTTGCCAAAAGCGATTACGGCTGTTTTGGTTGGAGCCGGACTTTCGATGAGCGGACTTTTGATGCAGACTTTGTTTCGAAATCCGCTTGCGGGGCCTTATGTTTTAGGATTAAGTTCAGGTGCGAGTTTAGGCGTTGCTTTTGTAATTTTAGGTGCAGGGTTTCTGCCTTCATTTTTGAGCGTTATTGCGCTTTCATCATACGGAATTGTAATAGCATCGACATTTGGAAGTACTTTAGTTTTATTATTGGTTTTAGTTGTTTCGCAAAGATTGCGCGATACAATGGCAATTTTAATTGTCGGATTAATGTTTGGAAGTTTTACAACTGCAATTGTGAGTGTTTTAACGTATTTCAGCACGGCAGAACAATTGCAGAAATTTACTTTTTGGTCAATGGGAAGTCTTGGAAATCTTTCGTGGTCAATAATTGGAATCTTGACAGTTTGTGTTGGAATTGGACTGCTTTTAAGTGCTAAAAGTATCAAGCCTTTAAATGCTTTATTGTTAGGTGAAAACTACGCAAAAAGTATGGGGCTTAATTTTAAAAAAGCAAGACTGATTATCATATTTGCAACGAGTATTTTGTCTGGAGCAATTACTGCTTTTGCAGGGCCAATTGCTTTTGTTGGACTGGCAGTTCCGCATATTGCAAAGCTGACTTTTCAAACTAGTAATCATACGATTCTGTTTTGGAGTACTTTGTTCTTTGGATCGATTATAATGCTGTTTTGTGATATTGTTTCGCAAATGCCGGGATTCGATGTTACGCTTCCCATAAATGCCATAACGTCTATAATTGGTGCGCCGGTTGTGATTTGGCTTTTAGTTAGAAAAAGAAATTTTAAATGA
- a CDS encoding ABC transporter ATP-binding protein — MISILKTTNLNIGYKSKKTVVTIAENLNLNLSSGKLISLIGANGIGKSTLLRTITGIQHPLVGNVYLNDKDISAYQPLDLAQNLSLVLTEKLPPSNLSVFELVALGRQPYTNWVGTLTQTDIEKVQEAMKLTQIEHLSHKKHYQISDGQLQKVLIARALTQDTPLIILDEPTTHLDLLHKVSLFKLLKKLTQETQKCILFSTHDIDLAIQLSDEMILMTPENVVQDEPCNLISNGSFAELFKDEHIIFDAEKGKFIVT, encoded by the coding sequence ATGATAAGTATCTTAAAAACAACAAATTTAAACATTGGATATAAATCCAAGAAAACGGTTGTGACTATTGCTGAGAATTTAAATTTAAATTTAAGTTCAGGAAAACTCATTTCTTTAATTGGAGCAAACGGAATTGGGAAATCGACTTTACTGAGAACCATTACAGGAATTCAGCATCCTTTGGTGGGAAATGTTTATTTGAATGACAAAGATATTTCGGCTTATCAGCCTTTAGATTTAGCGCAGAATTTAAGTTTGGTTTTAACAGAAAAACTGCCGCCGAGTAATCTTTCTGTTTTTGAATTAGTGGCGCTTGGTCGTCAGCCTTATACAAATTGGGTTGGAACTTTAACCCAAACAGATATCGAAAAAGTTCAGGAAGCCATGAAACTGACACAAATCGAACATCTTTCGCATAAAAAACATTATCAAATTAGCGATGGACAATTGCAAAAAGTTTTAATAGCCAGAGCTTTGACACAAGATACTCCGCTAATTATTCTGGATGAACCAACCACGCATTTAGATTTACTTCATAAAGTTTCGTTATTTAAACTTCTAAAAAAGCTGACTCAGGAAACTCAAAAATGTATCTTGTTTTCAACTCATGATATTGATCTGGCAATACAATTAAGTGATGAAATGATTCTCATGACTCCTGAAAATGTAGTTCAGGATGAACCTTGTAATTTAATTTCAAACGGAAGTTTTGCAGAATTGTTTAAAGACGAACATATAATTTTTGATGCCGAAAAAGGAAAGTTTATCGTGACGTAG
- a CDS encoding pseudouridine synthase, whose product MHRHFILFKPYGYLSQFIYELKRKKKLLGELHDFPEGTMAIGRLDEDSEGLLLLTTDGNMSELVRSKKVEKEYYVQVDGVITPEAIEQLQKGVEIGLDGGKYKTKPSKAFIVNEIPDFGARAKKIRDERHGPTSWASITVREGKFRQVRKMTAAVGFPTLRLVRVRIGNVYLQNLKAGEVREVSDFQLENESI is encoded by the coding sequence ATGCACAGACATTTCATTCTTTTTAAACCTTACGGCTATTTAAGCCAATTTATTTATGAATTGAAAAGAAAGAAAAAGCTTTTGGGAGAACTGCATGATTTTCCAGAAGGCACAATGGCAATTGGAAGACTTGACGAAGATTCTGAAGGTTTACTTCTCCTGACGACTGACGGAAATATGAGCGAACTCGTTAGAAGTAAAAAAGTTGAAAAAGAATATTATGTTCAGGTTGATGGTGTAATTACTCCGGAAGCGATTGAACAATTACAAAAAGGTGTTGAAATTGGACTCGATGGTGGCAAATACAAAACAAAGCCTTCCAAAGCTTTTATAGTAAATGAAATTCCTGATTTTGGAGCAAGAGCCAAAAAAATCAGAGACGAACGTCATGGGCCAACTTCATGGGCATCGATCACAGTAAGAGAAGGAAAATTTCGTCAGGTTAGAAAAATGACTGCTGCAGTTGGTTTTCCTACTTTACGCTTGGTTCGTGTTCGAATAGGAAATGTATATTTGCAGAACCTAAAAGCCGGAGAAGTCCGCGAGGTTTCTGATTTTCAATTAGAAAATGAGTCAATTTGA
- a CDS encoding adenosylcobinamide-GDP ribazoletransferase yields MKKELHIFFTCLMFYTRIPCPKNINHDPDYLNKATRYFPFIGWIVGSISFLAFYFFSLFLSTETAVIFAIISSVLTTGAFHEDGFADVCDGFGGGWTKEKILMIMKDSAIGAYGAIGLVLLFLAKFKLLSESISIFTNNILLIYLLFISAHSLSRLAAISIIFTHEYSRDDASSKSKPIAKNHSSKEVLGSFFFGLIPLLALSYFNYKILLALIPVFITRYFLARYFQKWIDGYTGDCLGATQQVCEVIYYVSILFIWKFI; encoded by the coding sequence ATGAAAAAAGAATTACACATTTTCTTTACCTGTTTAATGTTTTACACCAGAATTCCATGTCCAAAAAACATAAATCATGATCCCGATTATTTAAACAAAGCAACCAGATATTTTCCTTTTATTGGCTGGATTGTTGGATCAATTTCATTTCTGGCATTTTACTTTTTTTCTCTTTTTCTTTCTACAGAAACGGCAGTAATTTTTGCTATAATAAGCTCCGTTTTAACAACCGGAGCATTTCATGAAGATGGTTTTGCAGATGTCTGCGACGGATTTGGTGGCGGCTGGACCAAAGAAAAAATCCTCATGATTATGAAAGACAGTGCTATTGGTGCGTATGGTGCCATTGGTTTAGTTTTGCTTTTTTTGGCAAAATTCAAATTGTTATCAGAATCTATTTCAATTTTCACAAATAACATTTTACTGATTTATCTATTATTTATTTCTGCTCATTCATTGAGCCGTCTGGCTGCCATCAGTATTATTTTCACGCATGAATATTCCCGTGATGATGCTTCAAGCAAAAGCAAACCCATTGCAAAAAACCATAGCTCGAAAGAAGTTTTAGGTTCTTTTTTCTTCGGATTAATTCCGTTGCTGGCTCTCTCCTATTTCAATTATAAAATTCTTTTAGCTTTAATTCCCGTTTTTATCACAAGGTATTTTTTAGCCCGATATTTCCAAAAATGGATTGACGGCTACACTGGAGATTGCCTTGGTGCGACGCAGCAGGTTTGCGAAGTCATTTATTATGTAAGCATTCTTTTTATATGGAAATTTATTTAG
- the cobT gene encoding nicotinate-nucleotide--dimethylbenzimidazole phosphoribosyltransferase — MSNLDDILKSRRDTRHFTADAVPDEVIQKALQAGHWAPSVGLTDATRYYIIKSDEVKCAIKNLFLDYNKKAEELTDNPEQKELYRSLKLEAIEEAPIGLIIAYDRSVLNQFTIGTIGSNEAVKFSSVCAAQNIWLSLTEQGYGMGWVSILNYYQFKKILDLPENIEPLGYFCIGKPATNYGNQPMLQQLHWKQKSEKADSREITEIHKINISDFTPISPDKSKNPTDFNTLLQEKIDSKTKPVGSLGRLETLAFQMASVFETLNPKITKPNVVVFAADHGIANHGVSDYPQDVTRQMVNNFMEGGAAINVFCRQNNIELSIVDSGVNYDFPTNAKLIDAKVAKGTQSFLHVAAMSETELNLCFEKGKSIVENIAKSGSNCIGFGEMGIGNTSTASVLMSLLTGFSIEECVGKGTGINDEKLLNKQNILKKALDNYSGQAELKQQLAYFGGFEIMQMASGMLTAFENKMLILVDGFICSVAYLIAFKINPNIKKNAVFCHCSAEQAHQKLLNYLEAKPILNLDLRLGEGTGCAVAFPILKSAESFLNEMASFESAGVSRK, encoded by the coding sequence ATGAGCAATTTAGACGATATATTAAAATCACGCCGTGATACTCGACATTTTACAGCCGATGCCGTTCCTGATGAAGTTATTCAAAAAGCTTTACAGGCTGGTCATTGGGCGCCTTCTGTTGGGCTTACTGATGCGACGCGATATTATATCATAAAATCAGATGAGGTTAAATGTGCCATCAAAAATCTCTTTTTAGATTACAACAAAAAAGCCGAAGAACTTACTGATAATCCGGAACAAAAAGAGTTGTACCGATCATTAAAATTGGAAGCTATTGAAGAAGCCCCAATCGGACTTATAATTGCTTATGATCGTTCGGTTTTAAATCAGTTCACTATTGGAACTATTGGCAGTAATGAAGCGGTAAAATTCAGCTCGGTTTGTGCCGCGCAGAATATTTGGCTTTCACTTACCGAACAAGGTTATGGAATGGGCTGGGTTTCGATTCTAAATTATTATCAGTTTAAAAAAATTCTCGATTTACCCGAAAATATAGAACCGCTGGGTTATTTCTGCATTGGTAAACCTGCTACAAATTACGGCAATCAGCCTATGCTGCAGCAATTACACTGGAAACAAAAATCAGAAAAGGCAGACAGCAGAGAAATTACAGAAATTCATAAAATCAACATTTCTGATTTTACCCCTATATCTCCCGATAAAAGCAAAAACCCAACAGATTTCAATACGCTTTTACAAGAAAAAATAGATTCTAAAACCAAACCTGTTGGATCGTTAGGCAGATTAGAAACTCTGGCGTTTCAAATGGCTTCGGTTTTTGAGACTTTAAATCCGAAAATTACAAAACCTAATGTTGTTGTTTTTGCTGCTGATCACGGAATTGCCAATCATGGCGTAAGTGATTATCCGCAAGATGTAACCCGCCAAATGGTCAATAATTTCATGGAAGGCGGTGCCGCAATAAATGTTTTCTGCAGACAAAATAATATTGAATTATCGATTGTAGATTCGGGAGTAAATTATGACTTCCCTACAAATGCTAAATTGATAGATGCAAAAGTCGCAAAAGGAACTCAGTCATTTCTTCATGTTGCCGCCATGAGCGAAACTGAATTGAATTTATGTTTCGAAAAAGGAAAATCAATCGTTGAAAACATCGCTAAATCAGGTTCAAATTGTATTGGTTTTGGAGAAATGGGAATTGGAAATACTTCAACAGCTTCTGTTTTAATGAGTCTTTTAACAGGTTTTTCTATTGAAGAATGTGTTGGAAAAGGAACCGGAATAAACGACGAAAAACTGCTTAACAAACAAAACATCCTCAAAAAAGCTTTAGATAATTATTCCGGTCAAGCCGAATTAAAACAACAGCTTGCTTATTTTGGAGGTTTTGAAATTATGCAAATGGCAAGCGGAATGCTGACGGCTTTTGAAAATAAAATGCTGATTCTTGTTGACGGTTTTATTTGTTCTGTGGCCTATTTAATTGCTTTTAAAATCAATCCAAATATTAAAAAAAATGCTGTTTTCTGTCACTGTTCTGCAGAACAGGCTCATCAAAAATTATTAAATTATTTAGAGGCAAAACCTATTTTAAATTTAGATTTGCGCTTGGGCGAAGGAACCGGCTGTGCAGTTGCATTTCCTATTTTAAAATCGGCTGAAAGTTTTTTAAATGAAATGGCCAGTTTTGAAAGCGCTGGAGTGAGTCGTAAATAG
- a CDS encoding tRNA (cytidine(34)-2'-O)-methyltransferase, which yields MLNVVLVEPEIPNNTGNIGRLCVGTESRLHLIHPFGFVINDKNLKRSGLDYWVHLDVTEYENVEEWIKQIPDHSRVFLMSSHSEKSYLENEFQDGDWLVFGKESVGLSKEFMARFENHLTIPMSPLIRSFNIANSVAFVVGEAKRQIKLKG from the coding sequence ATGCTAAACGTTGTTCTTGTAGAACCAGAAATACCAAATAATACCGGAAATATCGGGAGATTATGCGTAGGTACAGAAAGCCGACTTCACTTAATTCATCCTTTTGGGTTTGTGATAAATGATAAAAACTTAAAACGTTCGGGGTTAGATTATTGGGTTCATCTTGATGTAACGGAATATGAAAATGTAGAGGAATGGATAAAACAGATTCCGGATCATTCGCGTGTTTTTTTAATGAGTTCTCATTCTGAAAAATCCTATTTAGAAAATGAATTCCAGGATGGTGACTGGCTGGTTTTTGGAAAAGAAAGCGTTGGTTTGAGCAAAGAATTTATGGCAAGATTCGAAAATCATTTAACGATTCCGATGTCACCGCTTATTCGTTCTTTTAATATTGCAAATTCGGTTGCGTTTGTGGTTGGTGAAGCTAAGAGACAGATTAAACTTAAAGGTTAA